The Notolabrus celidotus isolate fNotCel1 chromosome 16, fNotCel1.pri, whole genome shotgun sequence genomic sequence TTTTATGTCATGTCCAGACTGTGCGCTAGCTTACAGAACAAAACAGCCAAAGTTAGCTGAAGGCGTccttatcatagactgtatatccgtgacatcacccatctgttcctgagcgctgttttgcaGCCAATCATCagggggagccatattggaaatactgaactcatccataagagtgtgacgtaaagaggcagagtttgagcctccaagccaacagctacagtgtccccgcctgtcagtcaagtcagtcatgtccttatttgggcaaaaactagtaatcttaatatcttctgaactgttgcgttagatAAAAAATCAGcccacatacagtgtgtgccgatagagaaattagcttcatagaccgaagccgttttttgaaccaggctacaaagatcatcttttttgaatgggtgtgtatgtggtttccgatgtttctgcagacagcctcaagcggataaTCGATGAatcacagtttataacacttctgcatgggcttaatattttgagaccggaggttgcggcTTGGTACTTATTTACAACTTTTCACCTTGCCAGAAACCATTTCATGCATGTTTAGACATCAGCTACATTAGCTACCTTACTATAGCTAGCTAGTGTTACTTCAACTAATCCGGGCTGCAGTTAACTGAGAGCACATCACAgaagctttatttgtatggaGACAAGTGAAAATCACTTACCTGGCAACATACTGACAGAAGCAGACAAACAAAGACGCAAAGAAACAAATACTGAGAGCTTTAAAATACATCTGCTAATAAAGAGATTTGAAGGAGTAAAGCTAGATAACTCTATTCTAAATGCACATCTTCATGagtgtttttagtttttggTCTGGATCTCCCTCAGGCTGAAGCTCAGTGCAGCTATGCTTTGCATGGTGAAAGGTCACCAAACCAGTATTTGCTTTACACTAACTCTGGCTTTGTACAGTGTCCTAATTCTGAGTGCAAACTTGTGTAATGTACCAAATAGCTTAAATGAATGATCATTCATATATGCCACAATGAAACAAAAGACCAGCATCAGTGTTACAAATAATACAGTGCGTATCAACAAAACAACCAGAAGATTATGTGCAGTTTCAGTGAAACTTCATCTGACCATCATTAAACAGCTTGTGGGAGTATTAAATTAATCTATACAGACTTTTAATTTAAACAATCATCTCTAATCACTGCTAACTAATACCTGTGTCAATCTTCAGTCGATTTTTTTACAGccctttaatattttaatagtGGCAATATATCAAGTGACAATGTGATAAAGGAGTTAATTCTAGTGATTGACACTGAGAAATAACTTCCGAATCAATGTGAGTTTGACTTGTTAGCAAAAATGTGGTTTGCTGTCCAGCTCACAACTTCAGTTATAAAGCTCTAACAACCCGTTATATActtcctgctcatcacctaacagcaaaatgaaacataaaGTGACTAACCTGTGGAAGTAGTCGAGCACTGGACACTTGGGATCTTGATTTTACCATGAGGAATCGATGGAGACAAAAAGTTGATTTTAAGAGGAGTGTACATAGGACTTTAGTTCAGCAAGTTTGTGGAAACAAAACTGAATTATTATGTTCCTCTATCATTGCTTGTATCATATGCAACTGTATTTTATCATTTGATTCAGTGTTATAATTGTTTATGCTGCCTCCAAGTGGACACAAAAGTTAATGATTCAGCTAAGTTAATGCTTTTATCTAATTGGAggacatttttcaaaatgtgcttgcatgggtttagggttagtttTTGCTCTTCATGGATCTACATataaagaaagcaaagaaaaaaaccctACTGtagggtgtgtgcatgtgtaaataGGAGTAGTGTGGTTTAGTGTAGAGTGAAGGGAGGGGAGCCTTATAACACCTCCTGTAGATGCAGCAGCCGGCCTTAAACCTGAGTAATGATCTGGTGAAAATTCATTGTTCTGCTGTCCAGACCAGAGCTGTTTTAATTGGAGGTAGAAAGCTCCAGAGCTGCTTTTTTGAGAGGTTTGCATGGCCTGAGAATGTAAGGAAAATGCCTCAGAAGAAAGGTTATATTTAAAACTGTGAGTAAATGTGTGCGCATTTGATCAGGAACAGTCACAACTCCAATAAGTGTGTCCTTCTTTTATGTGACATTAATTCTTATGAAAAGATCTTAGAGTAAACATTGTGTTTTATGGCTCTAGAGGGTGGTTTAAAGATACAAATGAATCCTctattgtaaaataaaatgacccacctttctttttatttgacagCATCTGAGTCTGTTGCGAAGAATCAAACATGGAACTGCTCACTTGAGTGCATCTACTTGTCATTTTATGGGTAAGGCTGTTTTACCGCTGCATAGCTCTGAGCTGTGCACAGCACAGCATACGCTggaacttacacacacacacacacacacacacacacacacacacacacacacacacacacacacacacacacacacacacacacacacacacactctcacaccaaGCAATTCTGTCAAAGTGAGCCCCTAAATATAGCCATAGCAGTGTTATTATCACAGCAGGGGTGGTGCTCTGTTATCTCTCACCCTTCACTCCCATTGTTTTACTACTCCAATAGATGACAGCTTCACAAGTACTGGGGCCTGTTTGCTCTGTATATGGCCTGTTATATAAGATGTGCATGGACACTGGTTATTTTGCTATGTTTTCCAGCAGCATCAGTTTTAAAACTGATCTCATGTCCAGTTTTAGGTGCCAGAGAGGAAAAAGTCCCCTACTTTGTGCCACAATCACACTCATGTCTAACATAGTGGTATTTATAATATAATCATCAGCTGATAGAAACATATGATCAGACTCAAATTCAGAATACATTCTCAGTTCTCATCAGAAACTGTATAAACAACAGCTACACTGATTGATTAGGAGGGCCTGCTCTGAAGAACACACACCAAGACACCAGGGAGcattgtttctttcctttctttgttacAAAGCAGCGACATGAAAATGTCCCTCAAGGGCTTGCTGAGTCACCCATTCAAAACTGGCCACACTGAACAGCGTGATGAGAAGTGGTGGTCTGAGCCACCTGCTGCGCTGCTGCCTGGCCTGGAACTGCCTGGCAGTCTGGAACATTGGTTATGAGCACACGCAAAGACATgacatacacaaaaacacacctaTTATTCATTCACAAAAGTCATTGTTAACCAGGCCGAATGTGTACTCGCCTGTTTCAGGATTTCTCAACAACGAATAACTTACTTTACTTCAATCTCTTAACACTCATAACACACAAAACAGTTCTCTTGTTCTACTTCACAGTGTTTACTCCCAAACAAACATGCTGTTTATTAGGTGGTCAGAGGGATTGGTGCATACCAGGGAGCGCTCAGTAGCAGAGCTACAACACAATCATTCCATGGTTGTTAGGGGACAGGATCAGATGTATTGGCCTTTTTATGCACAGGTCTAAACAGATGTTTTCAAAATCCTCCATTGACAGTAAGTTTAGATTTTATTTAACATCAAAGAAACAAGGTCTCATGTATGTTAGATTGGATTGTATATtagctgtttgttttatttgattcatgCTTCAGTCTTAGATGATGCATTCAAGCTTCTTTGCAAAATGTTGAACCAAAAGATTACTAAACTACTCTCATTTCTGTGGGTATAAATGAGTATttgactctctgtctctgtttgtcaacaaaaccaaccaaccagcctatatgaaataacaacaatataaaCATAAGATATCTAAAAGACTCCTTCTGACACTCAGTTATTGACATGTTAAAGTATGACAGGTGCTGCTGGATTTACAAATGGATGGTTTGTATCAAAACTCTCAATatctaaaacattttatttgtgttgttggtAATGATAAATCAACGCCAGGTTTTCTAGCAAATATTAAATTCTTCCTGCAATATCCTAGTCCATGATCAGGGATCATTATCGCAGTGACCTACTATTGGCCATGACTTTGACGTGCAGCATTACCAAAAGCTTAGTAGGGGTTTTCATGACTTAAAGCTAGTGCTATGGCTAGAGCTAGAAGCACCACCAGGTTAGTAGCAGCCCACTGAATTGTGGATTTACTAATCATTACTAATTTGTAGAGATGTATTGTTTGTTGGATGACTGATGACAGTATTCAGGTCAGACTGATAAAGTAGCAACTCTGTGTATGTAACTCTGGCATTACCTACTCTGTTTTAAATTGTCTGAACACATTTGCTattaaatgaaacattaaagaaaaagttGTTGGTTAGCTAGAGAATTAGTGCAGTCAGACTGCATATCAATGAATCATTCTGCAAATTCTCCCTGAGGACTGTAATGATGATAATGTATGTTAATTATCCCCATCTTTTTCTCTTACAAACATGCCCTAATGCATTATTGTGTGATTAAACAAAGCCTACATTAGATCAGGGATGATTTGTCAAACAGGCATGACTCAGATTTTCCAGACATGAAACACTAAGGGCAACTTCAGTGAAAATATTACCATCTTTAACTGCAACcatctgtgcttgtgtgtgagtACACACTTGTGATGCAACATTTATCACCTGTACtgtatagtgtgtgtgtatgtgtgctgtcATGGTGAAGAACATCTGAAAGTCTCATTGGGGCATCCGCTTCTCTGCACTTGTACTTTTGTACAGCGCAGGGGATTGCCTGTTCAAACAAAGATTAGAGTTGTTAACTACGTCAGATGTAAAGGAGATTTTGCATTCCACCTCCTGCACGTCACCAGGGGCCAGAGTTTTCACCAGAACAGTCTGAGAGGTCAGACAGGATTTCCCCCTTCAGTAGCAGTTGGCTACAGAAATACAGCCctggaaaaaaacaagcttgTGGAGACACGGTCACAGGAAACCCAAACAAAGCGTCTCTGACATTatatctataaataaaatgaatttccCATCAATCACCATAGGTTTCCTTCAGAAACACATTTGCTTTGTACTCAGAAGTTCTTCTTGGTACCACAGAAACACCCACACGTGTAAACAGACTGGCCTATGTAATGATAAATTACTGTGAAGACAATTGTCTTTAGTAAAGAGGTGAATATGTTGGATATCTGTGGTCAGGTGAGACATGTTTGGACTTCATCAAATAATCTGTATATAcctgaaataaaaagttttattGTGTGCACAGTTTACATCTTTTCATTAATTATGTCACTTCTTATAAGAACACAAGCAGGTGTATTTCCCCTTTCACTGAATGCTTGAGGTCTGAATAAACACACAATGACAGATGAATGGGAATTATTTGCTCTTCCTGTTGCACTTTGATTCCTGTCCTTCCTTTAGAAGATGGAAAATTATACTGTGGCAtgcttcctgtctttgtttggTGTGACAGAAGCACTATGGCTGAAGAGCTGGAGAAGATAGATGTCTCATTTAAAGTGGATTCAACCCAACAAAGGTAGTCCAATCAGCACTTATTTCTAATTTGAAACTCTGTTCCAATCCAGCTTGTGAGGACAAACACTGATTTTGCATCCATTGTTCTTTTAAGCATATGATGAAAGAATCAAATTATTTTGATGTATCGTGTAGCAGAGATTTTAATATCATTATGATTtagctgccatctagtggtgtaTCTTCGCCAGTAAGTAATTATGTTAAAAAGTATGAACAGTTTTATATGAACATATTTCATTCATCAAatgatattatttttcctatGACTTCCCATGAAAAGTGGGTCACTGCTCTTTCTGGATGTCCTTTTGTCCGAGAATAAATTCTAAGAATAAATAGTTTGATTAATagtaaatacaacaaataatattaataatgataacaacaaataatattaataataataataattgttactattattattattataataacaataattagaatgaaaaaaacatattattCATAATCCACTTTGAAAATTAATCTCAATGTGCAAGTGTAAAGACTTAGTTTGTCAAGAGCATCATGCATGCAAGAGAAACTTGCAGCAGTCTGTTAAAGTGGAGGTTTTGAGCTCTCAGAATTTCAATTATTATGAGTTTAGGAACATTTGTCATGGTCCCCCTGAATTTGTAATTTTGAAAATTTGAGGGGCGtcagtggctcagtggtagagtctgGTAATCTCTCAGACGGAAGGTTGGGGGTTCCATCCCAGGTCTGGCTGTCTGCGAGCAAAAGTGTCTTTGGGCAAGACACTAAACCACAGACTTGTGTGTGTAAAAGGTATCAGTTAATACCGAAAGGCGTCTACCATCAATGTATGAATATGGTCTGAATGGCTGAATATGACATGTATTATAAAAAGGGTGTTCAATTCTGAAACAAGATGAAGCTATCTTTGCAAGTTTTATCATTTTTCTATAAGTATTCTTGAATTCTGGAAGTATAAAAATATAGTATTGAAATGAACTGAATGTTGTGTTCACTGCAAACAAATGCAACCTTATATATGTGTAAGAGAGAGATTTGGTATATGAAATCAAAAGAATGACTGAGAAATTGTATCTGGAAGAGGCTgcatcttttattattattattattatgattattataattactattatcatcatcaatattatcatcatcaatattattattgtcattattatcaactttattattattattattattattagtagtagtagtagtagtaatagtattattattattattattattaagctgaaacataaagtaaaaattacTGATATGAATACAGAGGAATTTCTTCCAAAATGAAGACTAACTGAAGTTTTTGTGATTTCTTGCACATTTACAAATGTGCAATACATGATTATAATAGCTAGTAGACTaccaataagataaaatacttGGCAGGTATTCTGCTGAATTAAAGTGGGTGGAGAAGGCAGGACAACCGAGTTTAATTGTTTCTTCAAGCCATGGTCAATTCCACTGTAAAATCTGCAGAAATTTGGGCTCACAGAAAGAGCGCTATTtattgttacaatgtcacaTCCCAGCCCTCATGATCTTGACATTCTTAATGAGTAAATGTCCTGCGTCCTCGTGAAACCGAAGCTCGGTTTTGTGTGGTGGTAGACCCAATTTATACGAAGGTACTTCAACCACCTCTCCCTGCACAGGAGTACCCTCTGGTGGCAGCACTCATAACCAGTCAACAGTAACCTGATGAGTAGCATATACACAAGTAGTCTATAATAGTGTGACCGAGGGTTTTCAATGACGCCTATACTTTATCAATGTATAATAAATAACACGAGGCTTCGTCTATTTGGCACGTTCCAACTTTATTCCACGTACCACTGtcaagacctttttatttacagtctatggtcaagacCACATCAACACCTCCACACTTCCGTTTAtccaccttcaaaataaaagcaccggAAGCTTCACAGGAAAAGCTAAAATACTCCGATCTAACAAAATAGCTTACAATAGTGATGTTGCATCTGTGTTGGCTTACCGCAACCACACTGATGGTTCCCGTCGTTGTTTGGTTTGTGTCAATCATAGCCTGTGTACAGTCTACGGTGTCAGCACTACTTGTGTTCAttctatagactgtataaaatattcaTTCCGATATTTCCCAGGGACCATGAAGGCAACCAGAAAATGTGACGCAGAAGTTTGAGATCCGTCCGCGCAATTCATTATACAAATGATTTTGTTATCAAATTAAGATTAATTTGTGGCTCCActctcaaaaaaacaaacacgttCCACGACATTCTTCAGACGTATATGTACAATAAAAACTGCACTGCGCATGCGTACAGGCTGGGCGGAAGATGTATGTGCGTCAAGCGGAAGCTCTAACGTCCTTTCTGTCCCCGGACTGCCATCATGGTGAGTTCGCCATTAGAGTTTTAGCATTTTAGAGTTGATTTTATCGCTATATAACCAATTATTCGGGGCAAAATTGGGTTTCGTGTTGTCCAAACGTTTATATGTGTAACCaccatgtgtttttgtgtgactgCTGATGTATCTTAAGTTTTAATTACATTTGATCAGATGTCGGCTATTTCCCGAATAACAACGTGGTCCATCAGGGCGAGAGGCCCGATACCTGTAGCCTTCAGACAGCTCATTTATGTAGTGACCCAAGAACAAACACATGTATCATGCGTAAAAGACGTTTTTCCTTTTAAATACAATCAGTAACTTATCTTATGTGTAGTCCACGTTAGTCAAAGGCTCACTCGCTAGCATGGGAGACTGCAGCTTGCTAATGCGAGCTAATGCTAGCTTGTAGAATCGTACGTGTCAGCTCTGGCTCTAAAGCGCAAAGCTCCATGTTAGGCATCCTCTATTCTTATTTCTGAGCCTTCTTACTGACCTTTACAGTATGCAGGTATATAGTTGTCACACAGTCAGATTGTTGTTAAGAGAAATAGCCCAGATTGATGAAGTACCGCTCCCCGACTACCCAGAGATGGGGCTTCTAGCAGGCCCTCCTCCTGTCTCGGTTACTTTGAGGTTTAAAcgtgttgtttcttttcttacAGGTGTTCAAACGCTTCGTTGAGATCGGCCGTGTCGCTCACGTCTCCTTTGGACCCCATGCTGGCAAGCTCGTGGCCATTGTAGATGTCATTGACCAAAACAGGGTGAGTGGTGTGGAGGGTCTTGGATGTTCAGTCCTACACTTGGACTTGTTATTAATTGTCACTTGTCCCCTGTGCTTTTTCAGGCTCTTGTTGATGGACCCTGCACTGGCGTGAAGAGGCAAGCCTTGCCCTTCAAGTGCATGCAGCTCACAGACTATGTCATCAAAGTACCACACAGGTAGGGTGCAAGCAAGATCACATCCCAACTTCCAAAAATCATCAGAATCTCACAGAtttcttaaaggtacagagtgTAGAATTCAGCAGGACATAcataaatggaatataatatttagAAATATGTTGCAatgagtgtataatcaccttACTTAAAATTTTGTATTTGCTAACtaagaatgagccttttatatttgCATAAAGAAAGGGATCCCTTCCACGGAGGCCGTCATCTTGCTCTGCAACATttctacagaagcacagaaagaacaaaatataccccatgcacattttttttttaaagattacttGATACAGGAAGGATCATACTTCTCATGCATCACATGAGCTTCTTTTCCAGGGGTTGATCAATACCGTTATATATTCCCCTTTtctacacattgtacctttcAATGAAAGTGCCAAGTAGCATTTTGTGGCTTATATGCTTACGTGTTTGGGTTGTTCCCTTACATTCAGCGCTTCATAAGattaaacacatacatgtttttgtgtaATACTAGGATGTACACCACATGAGTTCTAACAATCAGTTATAAGATGTCTATAAATGTAAATAgctcttgattttttttgtcattcaaggCATCTTATCTTTATAAAATAGAATCAATCGAAGTACATATATCAGAGTTTTCTGTCATTGTAATCTTAGTGGAACTTGTGTCCCAGCTGTGCTTTAGACATTGTAAATGCATGAGCTTTGACAAAATGGAAAGCTGTacattttgaagttttttttcccttgacTCAGATCTTACCACTTTTCAAAGGGGCTTTTAATGCCAGACTGAATAGTGATATTCTCCTTCTAAGAGAAACTTGTGTATATGATGAGCCATTGATGATTCCCATATTATTTGTACTcactgtatttgtttgtttgcagcgCTCGCCAGAAGTTTGTGAGGAGAGCCTGGGAGAAGGCTGGAGTCAATGAGAAGTGGTCACAAAGCAGCTGGGCCAAGAAGATCGAGGCAAAACAGAAGGTAAAcactttctttcactttgtaCTTGTTTGATATAACGGTTTAGTCGTCAATTATATTCATAGTTAACACACATCATTTTAAGTGAAACTGTTATTGCAATGATAACGTGCAATATCTACAACCTTGTTAAAAGCATCATGACCAGAGATTCCAAATTCACTGTTTACATAGACACTTACTAAAGGGATCTGATTAAGgcgtgcatacacacacacattgagcaTTTAATTGAAAGAAATGTATTCGGACATGTGCAGAGTTGACCTGCCTGCCTTATCTGTCAGAAAAAAGCAGCTGTGCCTTCTGTAGATACTGCTGTTGCTGCACACCTCCACATATTTCTACTCCAATTGCCCCCTGCTGCACGCCACATACATaattctcctcctttctcccaTCTGTGTCTTTGGACATTGTGTGTGAATAATGTTTTTTCCATAATGGGCCTACATGATGTGCTGCAAACAATGCTTTTTTCCTGCTTCTCTCCCTGATAAACCTGCAAGCTCAGCAGTATATTCATCTGTAACTGTTAAACAGGGCATTGGTGTGTACCCACTGAAAACAGTTCAAATTGTGCCCTAGTTTGCAGTGTATTGCACATTGCTTTTATGCAACTCAAGCATGCTGGGTGATCattacacattatgtaatgatgaGTTTAACACTCTTGTAGGAAGCTCTTTGGATTGACATGACACCCTAATTTAAGACACGTGACCCTAAGGCTGGGCTACAATAGTTCCCAACTTTGGGAGTGTAGGAGGACCATCCCTCATGATCCGCTCATGGATTCAGTATTTCCGTAGCATCTGGTAACCTAAATTTgcactcacctgctccgctgctGTTGCTCTTAATTCTGAACAGAGTCCACATTGGTTCTCAatgtgatgctaacagaagctaacggtttcacctcaccttacggtctttggtgtcaacaagcagaggccAAAAGTGGTGGAACTCttttccacagattgatttgacatgacgtgtgaccAGTTTGCCTCtgttgttgctcatgttagtgaaagttaataaacaTTGTCatggggttttaaccaatcagaattgagcatcttacacagccagagATCGGAAAGGGAGGCAGGTAATAATATGGTTTAGTTGTAGTGACTGTCCAaccaaaacacaataaaacacatgcTGCGTGAGCAACAAGAAATAGGCaacattggttaaaaaaagaCTTGTTGTAAAACCAAATGGCACCAGCTACTGTTCAGCTGCCCTTGATGTTCATACCCATCCTCAAACTGAATCCTATCCTTTATTACTAGCGGTTATTGTCTAGACAAATATCCGCCCTGGTATTCCCTCACTGTTTTGATTTGGTTATCTTTGCAGAGGGCCAAGATGTCTGACTTTGACCGCTACAAGGTGATGAAGGCCAAGAGGATGGTAAGTAAATCACTTCAAGAAGCAGGTTTCATTTATGATGGTGTGTCGATTAAAACAACGTAAACCTAATCAGAGCTGAAAAGTCGAAATGAATGAGGGGACAAAAAGTTTGACCTGGCAGTCAGTGTTGGAAATTGTATCGAACAAGTTTACTTACATTCAAGAGATTTTCTTTACAGTCGGcttaaagtttttttaaacatcccATGCCCCCTATACCAAGTCAAAAGTTTGAGTCAGAATGACAACAACTCAAATACGTTAAATAGAACATTATTTAGTAAAGTTACAAttgaataaataacattttattcGTCTAATTCAAATGTATATATTGATCTCTCATGACCTTCTCAAACGGAGATGAAAATATTCTTCAGCTTGTTTTACTATGAGAAAAGTTGGCTCTGGAGGCCGTTAATTATCCATGCAAATGATAGATAAGTTCCATCTCAACCTGCTGATTTCAATCAGAAGACAAAGTGCACAACCGTTCATGTACTATACAATCGTGCTCCAAAATAACGTAACAAACCTCTCGGAGCTTAACGATAATGACTCGGATGTGTTCcagttttaaagacattttgatTGCCATTGTGTTTTGATCTGTTAGTCTGCTGCCATCTACAAGGTCCACTCTTTGGTtattattttctgatttgaaaCGGATGTATAGCTATATAATCATACTGTTATTTACCTACTCAACAATAGGAGTACACTCTGTTTGTGGCACCCGAGTCTCTCACCTTTCATTGCACACAGGGCAGTGACAGTGGATTACAATAGTAACCAGACATACTGTGAACGCTTCCTGTTAAATCCTCATTTAGCTGCCATGAAGTATGATTCACAGAAATAATGTTCTGGGATAGGATGAAGTTGGCACCTTCACTcaaaatgaaactgaaataaTTCTAATAATTTGATACAAAACTAGGCTACGTATACACTGTATTTCAAAATGTGCttaatttgttcttttaaaaaggCCAGCAGTTCATTGTCAAATTAAGATCGACTTCTCTTTGATGTGACATGGTgccaaatacacaaataaagaggttacacatagaaaagaaaatacaggaAGGGTAACAaagagtaaattaaaaataaagattcagaaaaaatatttaatttggtGTAGAAGAATTCATCTGAAGGCGGGGAATAAAGGTTCTTTGTCCCAAATTTTTGGAGGGAATAACCAGACCCTCACTTATTATATTTTCTCTGGAGCTTTGTGcaaatatttttacttttaatcataacttgtgttttatttatgcaGTTAAAACTTTGGTATGTGCTGCACCCTTGTCAGCACTCAATTTTCCTGCTTTTTTGTCCTTTGCCAATACTATCCCTGTGGTAGTGGGATACATCTGTGTGAGCCTTTGCACAAGCGGCTGACTAAACAGCTGCAGCTAATGAAATTAATGATGGGTCACTTTGATTAAATTGTGCCAGCGTTCAAACATCCAAAAAAGATAATGCGATTTTCAATTGTCACTCTTTAAGAGGCAAATGATTATTAAATGTATCAAACTGCAGCTTGATTAATCACTTAATGATGCTTCAGTTAATGGTTTATTTATTCTGTGTTCAGTATTTTTTGATTAAatcattcattgtttttgtttctacagAGGAACAAGATCATCAAGCATGAGGTGAAGAAGCTGCAGAAGGAGGCAGCAAAGAAGTGAAAAGTTTCACAAAATAAATCCCTGATTCAATTGTTCATCTGTGTCCTCTCTTCTTTGTCTGCTTGCTCAAatgtgttgtgactccttttaaagatttatttcacCTCTGCTGATGACAAATTGAATGAACTGGAAAATGCTCACTGATCATTTCACTTGATGGAAGCATTGATACTGGTATTTAAAATCTACAAATCAGGAGTGCAAGATAATGTACACTTGAATGCatttataaaaatgaaactgaGCTTAAATGAGTGTAGGGGGCTAAATGTCTGAAGTTCATACAAGTCTGGGAAAAGGAACTAAGCGTGTAATGATCACAAGTAAGGCACTTTCCATTTAAGACAGGGTTTCAGTTATTCTGTTTAACAATCAGGAAGCAATAAGAGTTATAGCTGTAGAAAAAGCAGTACACTTTAGAAATCCCACTTAATATATACCTGTATAATGGTACTACATTCacttaaatataaaattatAGGCCTTGGAATTTCAAAACATGATGTAATGGTACAATTACTATAACTTGGTGCAGAGTTTCCACCCACTGTCTTTTGCTTAGCCCCTTCAGGCTTCTGTGAAATTTAACACAAAAGTTGTTCTC encodes the following:
- the rpl14 gene encoding 60S ribosomal protein L14 encodes the protein MVFKRFVEIGRVAHVSFGPHAGKLVAIVDVIDQNRALVDGPCTGVKRQALPFKCMQLTDYVIKVPHSARQKFVRRAWEKAGVNEKWSQSSWAKKIEAKQKRAKMSDFDRYKVMKAKRMRNKIIKHEVKKLQKEAAKK